A genomic region of Dehalococcoidia bacterium contains the following coding sequences:
- a CDS encoding AAA family ATPase, which produces MNALLEAAKTRALGGACVVPLWSTDASGVCKCPKRTECPSPGKHPRTMRGLLEASADPTTLDRWWEQWPDANVGVRTDDEPRIDIDLIEVADAVLAAFPELPQITEVVRTRKRGLHIAIRCAGVPTQKLLLEDGRAFGDLKAVGGYVLVPPSRVGASHYELLSPPGVRPIEVADSIAWLRDTLAGCGHTLRHTPQKAAFRDVGAMVGEGGRHAAITSHAGWMWTEGISPEAFRAALQAVNRAICTPPLAEQEVDDIARYFIERKQQRTPSPSITEPSPNTVQRLESLDEWLNGDDAPLDVVVGDGSDGAILPIDGKGFVAGSTGIGKTNLLLRLGRCLAEAAPFLGFPVPQPRRVLHVALEGSRRGLRRRLKKVWAAASADVKARYQIVLTQLNLATDDGADELERLIAEAGAEVVIIDPLRNAHTWDENSSQEMAQLTGLLDAIIVRNRCALIGAHHDRKKPPLTKRDSGTDRIRGSTALAGWLSFCLSIEKDAKVPDRLNAEWTKVRDAEDGLSDLTLDFDRETINYSASERKAASKVSDDDILTQVFHAGPDGIRGTELVPIVAQATGAGERTVKDRIRDLVKDDRLIEFVADEDQAKRAKSYRLPDFDEEDA; this is translated from the coding sequence TTGAATGCGCTGTTGGAAGCGGCCAAGACGCGCGCCCTCGGGGGCGCGTGTGTCGTCCCGCTGTGGTCGACCGACGCGAGTGGCGTCTGCAAGTGCCCGAAGCGCACAGAATGCCCGAGTCCAGGTAAGCACCCGCGAACCATGCGGGGACTGCTTGAGGCGTCGGCCGATCCTACCACGCTCGATCGTTGGTGGGAGCAGTGGCCGGACGCGAACGTGGGTGTGCGTACCGACGACGAGCCGCGCATCGACATCGACCTGATCGAAGTGGCCGACGCCGTGCTTGCCGCGTTCCCCGAGCTCCCGCAGATCACCGAAGTCGTACGGACGCGAAAGCGCGGCCTCCACATCGCCATCCGTTGCGCGGGCGTCCCGACCCAGAAACTGCTCCTCGAAGATGGACGGGCCTTCGGCGATCTGAAAGCGGTGGGTGGATACGTGCTGGTGCCACCGAGCCGTGTCGGAGCGAGCCACTACGAACTGCTGAGCCCTCCGGGCGTCCGGCCCATTGAGGTCGCCGACTCGATCGCCTGGCTGCGCGACACGCTGGCCGGGTGTGGCCACACGTTGCGCCACACGCCGCAGAAGGCAGCGTTCCGGGACGTCGGGGCGATGGTGGGAGAGGGCGGGCGACACGCGGCGATCACGAGCCACGCCGGCTGGATGTGGACGGAGGGCATCTCGCCCGAGGCCTTCCGGGCAGCGTTGCAGGCCGTGAACCGGGCCATCTGCACTCCGCCACTGGCCGAACAAGAGGTGGATGACATCGCGCGCTACTTCATCGAACGGAAGCAGCAGCGCACGCCCTCGCCTTCTATCACAGAGCCTTCGCCGAACACGGTGCAACGTCTAGAGAGCCTCGATGAGTGGCTCAACGGGGACGACGCCCCGCTCGACGTGGTCGTCGGCGACGGCTCGGACGGCGCCATCCTCCCGATCGACGGCAAGGGCTTCGTCGCCGGCAGCACCGGCATCGGAAAGACGAACCTGCTCCTGCGGCTCGGCCGCTGTCTGGCCGAAGCGGCGCCCTTCCTCGGGTTTCCCGTCCCTCAACCGCGGCGCGTGCTGCATGTGGCGCTGGAAGGATCGAGACGAGGCTTGCGGCGTCGGCTGAAGAAGGTCTGGGCGGCCGCATCGGCGGACGTGAAGGCGCGCTACCAGATCGTGCTCACGCAGTTGAACCTCGCAACGGACGACGGCGCCGACGAACTCGAGCGCTTGATCGCCGAAGCGGGCGCTGAAGTCGTCATCATCGACCCGCTCCGCAATGCGCACACGTGGGACGAGAACTCCTCGCAGGAGATGGCGCAGCTCACCGGTTTGCTCGATGCGATCATCGTACGCAACCGGTGCGCGCTCATCGGCGCGCACCACGACCGGAAGAAGCCGCCGCTCACGAAGCGCGACAGCGGCACGGACCGCATCCGCGGATCGACGGCGCTCGCCGGTTGGCTGAGCTTCTGCCTGAGCATCGAGAAGGACGCGAAGGTCCCTGATCGTCTGAACGCGGAGTGGACGAAGGTGCGCGACGCGGAAGATGGCCTGTCTGACCTCACTCTCGACTTCGACCGGGAGACGATCAACTACTCCGCGAGCGAGCGCAAGGCGGCGAGCAAGGTCAGTGACGACGACATCCTCACGCAGGTGTTTCACGCGGGACCAGACGGCATTCGAGGCACGGAGCTGGTCCCGATCGTCGCGCAGGCGACCGGCGCCGGCGAGCGCACCGTCAAAGACCGCATCCGCGACCTGGTGAAGGACGATCGGCTGATCGAGTTCGTTGCCGACGAGGACCAGGCGAAGCGCGCCAAGTCGTATCGTCTGCCGGACTTCGACGAGGAGGACGCATGA
- a CDS encoding ATP-binding protein — MAASNSAFKAEPLSVGCCSSDLHGCPCGFYGDPTKECTCSESTVSRYQKRISGPLLDRIDIFVEVPRVEYEKLAAETEGESSEIVRDRVERTRAVQTQRFEGTRLVCNAEMTPTEVREHCQSKLDEQAQSLLRLAMAQLSLSARAFHRVLKLARTIADMASSEPIAAQHLAEAIQYRQRVRG; from the coding sequence TTGGCCGCTTCCAACAGCGCATTCAAAGCTGAACCACTCTCTGTAGGCTGCTGTAGTTCTGACCTGCACGGATGCCCCTGCGGCTTCTACGGCGACCCCACGAAAGAGTGCACCTGCTCCGAATCGACGGTCAGCCGCTACCAAAAACGCATCTCCGGGCCGCTCCTGGACCGCATCGACATCTTCGTCGAAGTCCCGCGCGTCGAATACGAAAAGCTGGCCGCCGAGACCGAAGGCGAAAGCTCCGAGATCGTGCGCGACCGCGTCGAGCGCACGCGCGCCGTGCAGACGCAGCGTTTCGAAGGCACGCGCCTGGTCTGCAACGCGGAAATGACGCCGACCGAAGTGCGCGAGCACTGCCAGTCGAAGCTCGACGAGCAGGCGCAGTCCCTGCTCCGCCTGGCGATGGCGCAACTCTCGCTCTCGGCGCGCGCGTTCCATCGCGTGCTGAAGCTCGCACGCACCATCGCCGACATGGCCAGCTCCGAGCCGATCGCAGCACAGCATCTCGCGGAGGCGATCCAGTACCGCCAGCGGGTGCGGGGTTAG
- a CDS encoding 50S ribosomal protein L11 methyltransferase has product MYYDVKNAQQFSGLYEHDIMLADTVRTESYHRAIARYVKEGDVVIDLGTGNGILSFFASAMRPKKIYALDHSNIIEKAQAVAGANGIANIEFVRTNSRDFNLPEGKADVIIHEQIGDILLNENMVANLIDLRDRVLKPGGKIVPAKFELYVEPVQMRDERRVPFIWEQRIDGIDFAAMREWASSLPRHYYHAPIRPSDVDHLLGEPEPVMSFDIEAMDADGVPGRARYERTVTQPGRLDGFVLYFSVIFDDEIQFDTGPASPQTHWGTTLLRAESQVVGEGDTIALQLIIDDVTDITMWRWSHAVTSA; this is encoded by the coding sequence GTGTACTACGACGTCAAAAACGCTCAACAGTTCTCCGGACTCTACGAACACGACATCATGCTCGCGGACACTGTCCGTACCGAGTCCTATCATCGGGCGATCGCACGCTACGTGAAAGAGGGCGATGTGGTCATCGACCTGGGCACGGGCAACGGGATCCTCTCGTTCTTCGCGAGCGCCATGCGGCCGAAGAAGATCTACGCGCTGGACCATTCGAACATCATCGAGAAGGCGCAGGCCGTCGCGGGCGCGAACGGCATCGCCAACATCGAGTTCGTACGCACGAACAGTCGCGACTTCAATCTGCCCGAAGGCAAAGCCGATGTGATCATCCACGAGCAGATCGGCGACATCCTGTTGAATGAGAATATGGTCGCCAATCTGATCGATCTGCGCGACCGTGTCCTGAAGCCTGGCGGCAAGATCGTGCCGGCAAAGTTCGAGTTGTACGTCGAGCCCGTGCAGATGCGGGACGAGCGGCGCGTGCCGTTCATTTGGGAGCAGCGGATCGATGGCATCGACTTCGCGGCGATGCGCGAGTGGGCGTCGAGCCTGCCGCGGCACTACTACCACGCACCGATCCGTCCTTCGGACGTCGATCACCTGCTCGGTGAACCCGAGCCCGTGATGTCGTTCGATATCGAGGCCATGGACGCCGACGGCGTTCCGGGACGCGCGCGGTACGAACGCACGGTGACGCAGCCCGGCCGCCTCGACGGCTTCGTGTTGTACTTCTCCGTGATCTTCGACGACGAGATTCAATTCGATACGGGCCCTGCCAGCCCGCAAACACACTGGGGCACCACGCTGCTACGCGCTGAGTCTCAAGTTGTCGGCGAAGGCGATACGATCGCGCTCCAACTCATCATCGACGATGTGACCGACATCACGATGTGGCGCTGGAGCCACGCTGTGACGAGCGCCTAA
- a CDS encoding PHB depolymerase family esterase gives MIRALVPAMAALALLLAACDEGGSGASPASPAGVATPSVVPGCTPSRPQPAGDRAATSPGGDRTWVIHVPAGYSGAEAAPLVFGFTGLDLPAENFAALSDLPALSDEHGFVLVMLNPASEGGRWNARNDAGGPDDVGFVGAMLTEFSAQYCIDETRVYLAGFSDGGGMAQAAACASADRIAALAVVASVFQACRASVPAIAFHGSDDRIAPIEGGTTSIDAGAVAFPSVRRSMTEWARGLGCDALPVISRPSPEVELSTFKRCLGGDGDALLYSVIGGGHTWPGSPVEIAQLGFTTQQLDASQVLWAFFEAHAIAVR, from the coding sequence GTGATTCGCGCACTGGTCCCCGCCATGGCCGCGCTGGCGTTGCTCCTCGCCGCGTGTGATGAAGGCGGCTCCGGCGCCTCCCCGGCGTCGCCGGCAGGGGTGGCGACGCCCAGCGTGGTCCCCGGATGCACACCGTCGCGCCCTCAGCCTGCCGGCGATCGCGCGGCCACCTCTCCCGGCGGAGACCGGACGTGGGTGATCCACGTGCCCGCAGGGTATTCGGGCGCGGAGGCGGCGCCGCTGGTGTTCGGGTTTACCGGCCTGGACCTGCCGGCGGAGAACTTCGCGGCGCTGAGCGACCTGCCGGCGCTCTCCGACGAGCACGGCTTCGTGCTGGTGATGCTCAACCCGGCTAGCGAGGGCGGACGCTGGAACGCGCGGAACGACGCCGGCGGCCCGGACGACGTCGGGTTCGTCGGCGCGATGCTCACGGAATTCAGCGCCCAGTACTGCATCGACGAGACACGCGTCTATCTCGCCGGGTTCTCTGACGGCGGCGGCATGGCGCAGGCGGCGGCGTGCGCCTCGGCGGACCGCATCGCGGCGCTGGCCGTCGTGGCGTCGGTGTTCCAGGCGTGTCGCGCGAGTGTGCCGGCGATCGCGTTTCATGGCAGCGACGACCGGATCGCGCCGATCGAGGGCGGCACGACGTCGATTGACGCGGGTGCGGTGGCCTTCCCCTCGGTGCGGAGGTCGATGACGGAGTGGGCGCGCGGCCTGGGCTGCGACGCGCTGCCTGTGATCTCGCGCCCTTCGCCGGAAGTGGAGCTTTCGACGTTCAAGCGTTGCCTGGGCGGTGACGGCGATGCGCTGCTCTACTCGGTGATCGGTGGCGGCCACACGTGGCCGGGCTCGCCGGTGGAGATCGCACAGCTAGGCTTCACGACGCAGCAGCTCGACGCTTCGCAGGTACTGTGGGCGTTCTTCGAGGCGCACGCGATCGCGGTGCGCTAG
- a CDS encoding universal stress protein, which produces MYKHLLVTLDGTPRSEAVVPHALDVAKSMHATITLLRVVDAVAADWSERGAMGKSQAETTIRSMFADQAQTYLERVATQISRSDVRVHTLVKQGPPARQIINTAKEVDADAIAMSTHSRRGINRLMFGSVAEQVLHESSLPIILVRSA; this is translated from the coding sequence ATGTACAAGCACCTACTCGTCACGCTCGACGGGACGCCGCGCTCCGAGGCCGTCGTGCCGCACGCGCTCGACGTAGCGAAATCCATGCACGCCACCATCACGCTGCTCCGTGTGGTCGATGCGGTGGCCGCCGACTGGAGCGAGCGCGGCGCCATGGGCAAAAGCCAGGCCGAAACCACCATCCGGTCGATGTTCGCCGACCAGGCGCAGACGTACCTCGAGCGCGTCGCGACGCAGATCAGCCGCTCCGACGTCCGTGTGCACACGTTGGTGAAACAGGGTCCGCCGGCCCGTCAGATCATCAACACCGCGAAAGAGGTCGACGCCGACGCCATCGCGATGTCGACGCACTCACGGCGCGGCATCAACCGGCTGATGTTCGGCAGCGTCGCGGAGCAAGTGCTCCACGAGTCGAGCCTGCCGATCATCCTGGTCCGCTCGGCCTAG
- a CDS encoding acyl-CoA dehydrogenase family protein, which yields MPIDFALPPDVEEVRQRVRTFMDDEVRPTEEKLRNNESARNDYISAIAGLRQRAKDLGLWNPHMPTEWDGMGLGITAMAFVSAEAGRTGIGPYVLNAQAPDEGNMHTLLHHASPAQKEKYLRPLTEGRSRSCFAMTEPEVAGSDPTGIQTFAQKDGDDWVINGHKWFISGAKGARFAILIARTDPDADPPQARNSAFLVDLPADGWEIVRDIDTMAGQGNHCEIRITNLRVPAENMLGQRGHGHLLGQARLGPARLAHCMRWIGNAENALEMLVDRALKRQLHGAPLADKQAIQWMMADSAMELYAAKLMVLHAAYKIENGLPFKQEVSFAKHHVANTLWKIVDRAIQVHGALGYSTDTPLERMMRNARAARLVDGADEVHQSQIAKHVMAAFQETGKTRSATGDLL from the coding sequence ATGCCCATCGATTTCGCGCTTCCCCCGGACGTCGAAGAGGTCCGACAGCGTGTGCGCACATTCATGGACGACGAAGTCCGTCCCACGGAGGAGAAGCTACGCAATAACGAATCCGCGCGCAACGATTACATCAGCGCGATCGCGGGCCTGCGGCAGCGCGCGAAGGACCTGGGGCTCTGGAACCCCCACATGCCGACGGAATGGGACGGCATGGGACTGGGGATTACGGCCATGGCGTTCGTCTCCGCGGAAGCGGGGCGCACCGGCATCGGGCCGTATGTGCTGAATGCGCAGGCGCCCGACGAGGGCAACATGCACACCCTGCTGCATCACGCGAGCCCGGCGCAGAAGGAAAAGTACCTGCGGCCGCTGACAGAAGGGCGCTCGCGGTCGTGCTTTGCGATGACGGAGCCGGAAGTGGCGGGCTCCGACCCGACGGGCATCCAGACCTTCGCGCAGAAAGACGGCGACGACTGGGTAATCAACGGCCACAAGTGGTTTATTTCCGGCGCGAAGGGCGCGCGCTTCGCGATCTTGATCGCGCGCACCGACCCGGACGCCGATCCGCCGCAGGCGCGCAACTCGGCGTTTCTCGTCGACCTGCCCGCGGACGGCTGGGAGATCGTCCGGGACATCGACACGATGGCGGGGCAGGGCAATCACTGCGAGATCCGCATCACGAATCTGCGCGTCCCTGCCGAGAACATGCTGGGGCAGCGCGGCCATGGTCACCTGCTGGGGCAGGCGCGCCTGGGACCGGCGCGGCTCGCGCACTGCATGCGGTGGATCGGCAATGCGGAGAATGCGCTGGAGATGCTCGTCGACCGCGCGCTGAAGCGGCAGTTGCACGGCGCGCCGCTCGCCGACAAGCAGGCGATCCAGTGGATGATGGCCGACTCGGCGATGGAGCTGTACGCGGCGAAGCTGATGGTCTTGCACGCTGCGTACAAGATCGAGAACGGGTTGCCGTTCAAGCAAGAAGTCTCGTTCGCAAAGCACCACGTGGCGAATACGCTCTGGAAGATCGTCGACCGGGCGATCCAGGTGCACGGCGCGCTCGGGTATTCGACCGACACGCCGCTTGAGCGGATGATGCGTAATGCGCGCGCGGCGCGCCTCGTCGACGGTGCGGACGAAGTACACCAGTCGCAGATCGCGAAGCACGTCATGGCGGCCTTCCAGGAGACCGGCAAGACGCGCAGCGCGACGGGGGACCTGCTCTAG
- a CDS encoding phosphotransferase family protein: protein MSESVPGVDLSRLASWFNEHVAPVGALTAEIIGHGRSNLTYRISSDGHEWVLRRPPLSHVLPTAHDMKREYRVISALEDTDVPVPHAIALCEDTTVNDAPFYIMSFVHGLVPNDPSVVKQRYDEPTLRRIGEKLIDTLAALHMLEPASVGLADFGKPQGFVARQVKRFTGQIEQSRTRDVPQLAELARRLAASIPAESGEAIVHGDYRLDNCVLSDDGQIAAVLDWEMATLGDPLADLGMQIMYWADTTPGSTPGAPGISSNSVTALPGFLSRSEAIERYAKRTGADLTNLDFYVVLSFFKLAVILEGINARYLEGGTVGAGFEGIGQQALGLARTGLVVADRSSIAGLSG, encoded by the coding sequence ATGAGTGAGTCCGTCCCCGGGGTCGACCTCTCACGACTCGCGTCCTGGTTCAACGAGCACGTGGCGCCTGTCGGCGCGCTCACGGCGGAGATCATCGGCCACGGGCGTTCGAACCTGACCTACCGCATCAGCAGCGACGGCCATGAGTGGGTCTTGCGCCGGCCGCCGCTCTCGCACGTCCTGCCAACAGCGCACGACATGAAACGCGAGTATCGCGTCATCTCGGCGCTCGAAGACACCGATGTGCCTGTCCCGCACGCCATCGCGCTGTGCGAGGATACAACCGTCAACGATGCGCCCTTCTACATCATGTCGTTCGTGCACGGGCTCGTCCCGAACGATCCCTCCGTCGTGAAGCAGCGCTACGACGAACCGACACTACGTCGCATCGGCGAAAAGTTGATCGATACGCTGGCGGCGCTGCACATGCTCGAGCCGGCGTCCGTGGGGCTGGCGGACTTCGGCAAGCCGCAGGGTTTCGTGGCGCGCCAGGTCAAACGCTTCACGGGCCAGATCGAGCAGTCGCGGACGCGCGATGTTCCGCAGCTCGCAGAATTGGCGCGCCGGCTCGCAGCGTCGATTCCGGCGGAGTCGGGCGAAGCCATCGTCCACGGCGACTACCGCCTCGATAACTGCGTGCTCAGCGACGACGGCCAAATTGCGGCGGTGCTCGACTGGGAGATGGCGACGCTCGGCGATCCGCTCGCCGACCTCGGCATGCAGATCATGTACTGGGCGGACACCACCCCCGGCTCGACGCCCGGCGCGCCCGGCATCTCCAGCAACTCCGTTACCGCGTTACCGGGATTCCTCTCGCGCAGCGAGGCCATCGAACGCTACGCGAAGAGGACGGGCGCCGATCTGACGAATCTCGACTTCTACGTGGTGCTGTCATTCTTCAAGCTCGCCGTCATCCTGGAAGGGATCAACGCTCGATACCTGGAAGGCGGTACCGTCGGTGCCGGATTCGAGGGGATCGGCCAGCAAGCGCTGGGCCTCGCTCGCACAGGACTCGTCGTCGCGGACCGATCGAGCATTGCCGGGTTAAGCGGCTAA
- a CDS encoding peptidylprolyl isomerase, with amino-acid sequence MPRKKQTVQQQRRRRVYREGEFSGEATKLKPKGAFRFFQNYTLFAIIGTVALAGGLALSAFYTGSGTIRNDSGSVRGDDVIRETPRAGETSTTGAVTEIKQYTGAPAMTIDPAKTYVATVRTDRGSFKIELLASDAPETVNNFVFLANDGFYDGVSFHRVIADFVAQTGDPTGTGSGGPGYTLPVENADGAFTEGTVGMARPADASSPNNGSQFFITLADTPTLEGKSTVFGRVVEGLDVVRNLTARDPQLVQDPPPGDRIESITIEEA; translated from the coding sequence ATGCCCAGAAAAAAGCAGACGGTCCAGCAACAGCGCCGCCGCAGGGTCTACCGCGAAGGCGAATTCTCCGGCGAGGCCACGAAACTCAAGCCGAAGGGCGCCTTCCGGTTCTTCCAAAACTACACCCTCTTCGCCATCATCGGCACCGTCGCGCTCGCCGGAGGGCTGGCGCTCTCCGCCTTCTACACCGGCTCCGGCACGATTCGCAACGACAGCGGCTCCGTGCGTGGCGACGACGTCATCCGGGAGACGCCCCGCGCCGGCGAAACGTCGACGACTGGCGCCGTAACGGAAATCAAGCAATACACCGGCGCCCCCGCCATGACGATTGACCCGGCGAAAACCTACGTCGCCACCGTGAGGACTGACCGCGGCTCGTTCAAGATCGAACTGCTCGCGAGCGATGCGCCCGAGACGGTCAACAACTTCGTCTTCCTGGCAAACGACGGCTTCTACGATGGCGTGAGCTTCCATCGCGTCATCGCGGACTTCGTCGCCCAGACAGGCGACCCGACCGGCACCGGATCGGGAGGCCCGGGATACACGTTGCCCGTCGAAAACGCCGACGGGGCGTTCACCGAAGGCACCGTCGGCATGGCCAGGCCCGCCGATGCGTCATCCCCCAATAACGGCAGCCAGTTCTTCATCACGCTCGCCGACACGCCGACGCTCGAAGGCAAGAGCACCGTGTTCGGCCGCGTCGTCGAAGGTCTGGATGTGGTGAGAAATCTGACGGCTCGTGACCCGCAGCTCGTGCAGGATCCGCCGCCCGGCGATCGCATCGAATCGATCACCATCGAAGAAGCGTAG
- a CDS encoding glycoside hydrolase family 36 protein, protein MANSVASGRGRNGPWLQNQWLRIETRQDDASIAPVALAGDFRPTERAMMSAQPADAPPIVAERAEYDVQPYADELGEGKRLTLIARVARRGVTLRREVVLYDAYPFAVTRVGLKNESAAPLPLDGLYVFTTGEGRGRLRLSSKPDDWRIYRHGWQSWSPTMSLGGGEVDVRSRPPVLSPEEPPDKPGQFASDDVGALYDPASGRSLLAGAVTAREALTQVYVDAPSRALDVRCLFDGATVLPQQTVWSERVAIDLVGRPNDQLARYAEALGLLMGARVPATTPAGWCSWYYFYQDVTEDDVMRNLRFIEQHRRELPIDTVQIDDGYQADIGDWLIVNEKFPRGMDWLASEIKRAGYTPGIWLAPFLIAESSRAFAEHPEFVVRDEHGEPALATENWQRRNYGIDGSLPEARAWLRDLFRSVCDGWGYDYVKIDFLFAAALRGGRHDADATRVRAYREALAAVREGTGDGRFILGCGSLMAPSVGFFDGNRVGLDVGPWWRYLTTAERAGPKPRFRKPDDQLSAETAIRNSLNRTWMHGRLWANDPDCLLVRTDRTKLTIDETQTLASVIGLSAGMMLSSDDLDKLPPERLDLISMLLPVLPHAARALDLIERDMPERYEAVFERDFDHARINGVFNFGDDAQDLRLDLPDGRWHAFELWGERYLGIAEGSVEFLLVPPHGCRVVALRPAGDQPQLIATTGHIGMGVLDITGQAWDEEGRRLVLDIAPVGRRSRVVYVSGGGLAVLSAMLDGAPIRFEPRPDHVRIEAAIDAAARLVVTFG, encoded by the coding sequence GTGGCGAACTCGGTCGCCTCCGGCCGCGGCCGCAACGGCCCGTGGCTCCAGAACCAGTGGCTGCGCATCGAGACGAGGCAGGACGACGCGTCGATCGCGCCGGTGGCGTTGGCGGGTGACTTTCGGCCGACCGAGCGCGCGATGATGTCGGCACAGCCGGCCGACGCGCCGCCGATCGTGGCGGAGCGCGCCGAATACGACGTGCAGCCATATGCCGACGAACTCGGCGAAGGCAAGCGGCTGACGTTGATCGCACGCGTGGCTCGCCGCGGCGTGACACTGCGCCGCGAAGTCGTGTTGTACGACGCGTATCCGTTCGCGGTGACGCGCGTCGGGTTGAAGAACGAATCAGCGGCGCCGCTGCCGCTCGATGGGTTGTACGTGTTCACGACGGGGGAAGGCCGCGGGCGATTGCGCCTGTCGTCGAAGCCCGACGACTGGCGGATCTATCGTCATGGCTGGCAGTCATGGTCGCCGACGATGTCGCTTGGCGGCGGCGAGGTGGATGTCCGGAGCCGGCCGCCGGTACTTTCGCCCGAAGAGCCGCCGGATAAACCAGGGCAATTCGCGAGCGATGACGTCGGTGCGCTGTACGACCCAGCGTCGGGCCGGTCGCTCCTTGCGGGGGCGGTCACCGCGCGTGAAGCGCTGACGCAGGTGTACGTGGACGCGCCGTCGCGCGCGCTCGACGTGCGCTGCCTCTTCGACGGCGCGACGGTGCTGCCGCAGCAGACGGTGTGGTCGGAGCGCGTCGCGATCGACCTCGTCGGGCGGCCGAACGACCAGCTCGCGCGTTATGCGGAAGCACTCGGCCTGTTGATGGGCGCGCGCGTGCCCGCGACGACGCCGGCGGGCTGGTGCTCCTGGTACTACTTCTACCAGGACGTCACGGAAGACGACGTGATGCGCAACCTGCGGTTCATCGAACAGCACCGGCGTGAATTGCCAATCGACACGGTGCAGATCGACGATGGCTACCAGGCAGACATCGGCGACTGGCTCATCGTCAACGAGAAGTTTCCGCGCGGGATGGACTGGTTGGCGAGCGAGATCAAGCGCGCCGGCTACACACCGGGGATCTGGTTGGCGCCGTTTTTGATCGCGGAATCTTCGCGTGCGTTTGCCGAGCACCCGGAGTTCGTCGTGCGCGACGAGCACGGCGAGCCTGCGCTGGCGACGGAGAACTGGCAGCGGAGGAACTACGGCATCGACGGCTCGCTGCCGGAGGCGCGGGCGTGGCTGCGCGACCTATTCCGCTCGGTCTGCGATGGCTGGGGCTACGACTACGTCAAGATCGACTTTCTGTTCGCCGCCGCGCTCAGAGGCGGACGGCATGATGCGGACGCGACGCGCGTCCGCGCGTATCGCGAAGCGCTTGCCGCCGTGCGTGAGGGCACGGGAGACGGTCGCTTTATCCTGGGCTGCGGATCGTTGATGGCGCCGTCCGTCGGCTTCTTTGATGGTAACCGGGTCGGACTCGACGTCGGGCCGTGGTGGCGCTACCTGACGACGGCCGAGCGCGCGGGGCCGAAGCCGCGCTTCCGCAAACCTGACGACCAACTGAGCGCGGAGACGGCGATCAGGAATTCGCTCAACCGCACATGGATGCACGGACGCCTGTGGGCAAACGACCCCGATTGCCTGCTCGTGCGGACCGACAGGACCAAACTGACGATCGACGAGACGCAGACACTCGCGAGCGTCATCGGGCTCTCGGCGGGAATGATGCTGTCGAGCGACGACCTGGACAAGCTGCCGCCGGAGCGCCTGGACCTGATTAGCATGCTGTTGCCGGTACTGCCGCACGCGGCGCGCGCGCTCGATCTCATCGAGCGTGACATGCCGGAGCGGTACGAGGCCGTCTTCGAGCGCGACTTCGACCACGCCAGGATCAACGGCGTCTTCAACTTCGGCGACGATGCGCAGGACCTGCGACTGGACCTTCCTGATGGGCGCTGGCACGCGTTTGAGCTGTGGGGCGAGCGATACCTGGGGATTGCGGAAGGGAGCGTCGAGTTCCTGCTCGTGCCGCCACACGGCTGCCGCGTGGTGGCGTTGCGGCCCGCGGGCGATCAGCCTCAGCTCATCGCGACGACGGGGCACATCGGCATGGGTGTGCTCGACATAACCGGCCAAGCATGGGATGAGGAAGGAAGGCGGCTCGTCCTTGACATCGCGCCGGTGGGAAGGCGAAGCCGGGTGGTGTACGTGAGCGGCGGCGGCCTGGCGGTGCTGAGCGCCATGCTCGATGGCGCGCCGATTCGCTTCGAGCCGCGGCCGGATCACGTGCGGATCGAAGCTGCGATCGACGCGGCGGCGCGGCTGGTCGTGACGTTCGGCTGA